One window of the Candidatus Methylacidiphilales bacterium genome contains the following:
- a CDS encoding LemA family protein: MSALFVLIALLLALLLLVLFVGILATAIFNKLVVLRNRYKNAFSQIDVQLKRRYDLIPNLVETAKGYLAHERQTLEEVIAARNQASSAAQKAASNPGETAAMQGLSGAESTLTGALGRLMAVVEAYPDLKANQTMAQLSEELTSTENKVSFARQAYNDSVMSYNTARETFPDNLVAGILNFQAAELFQITNDAERAAPKVSFS, from the coding sequence GTGTCCGCTCTATTTGTACTGATTGCCCTGTTGCTCGCCTTGCTGTTGCTGGTTCTGTTTGTCGGCATATTGGCCACCGCAATTTTCAATAAACTCGTTGTACTGCGCAACCGCTACAAAAACGCATTTTCGCAAATCGACGTGCAATTGAAGCGGCGCTACGACCTCATACCCAATCTGGTCGAGACCGCAAAGGGCTATCTGGCCCATGAGCGCCAGACTCTGGAGGAAGTGATTGCCGCCCGCAACCAGGCGTCCTCCGCCGCGCAAAAAGCGGCGTCAAATCCCGGTGAAACCGCAGCCATGCAGGGCCTGTCCGGCGCCGAATCCACCCTGACCGGGGCTCTCGGACGGTTGATGGCCGTGGTGGAAGCCTATCCAGACCTCAAGGCCAACCAAACAATGGCGCAACTTTCAGAGGAACTCACCTCGACGGAAAACAAGGTGTCCTTCGCCCGCCAGGCTTACAATGACTCCGTCATGTCCTACAACACGGCCCGCGAAACGTTCCCGGATAATCTGGTTGCGGGTATCCTCAACTTCCAGGCGGCGGAACTTTTCCAGATCACGAACGACGCCGAGCGCGCGGCCCCCAAGGTTTCATTTTCATAA
- a CDS encoding peptidylprolyl isomerase yields the protein MKIKQIAVLCLLAVVACSPKNPKDPGYVVASFKGGKIVRADLTKKASSIVKRFGSRIEDLNPTQASMLEWQVLNEMVNEKIILKKVDPVFGKEIKPKVDQQIDALKKRFPDEAQYKANLTQSGLNEEDLRYDIARRVALEYLVAKENPTVQPVDDAEVKKFYEQNPQYWNQDERLQMRYILISIPKNATEDVKNQKKAAAEAARKRVAGGEDFGKVAAAVSDEKASGARGGQLPEMGPSQLPPEFQKAVLNLKPGGISPVFQSADGYHIIQVVQRIAARVVPFAEVKDKIANSLQSRRRVDEARKLIEKYRQDAKVEIRIPNPSSGLNQAPAPAASAPTPPPPPVKR from the coding sequence ATGAAAATTAAACAGATTGCCGTGCTGTGCCTGCTTGCCGTTGTCGCCTGTTCCCCGAAAAATCCAAAAGATCCGGGTTATGTTGTCGCCTCCTTTAAGGGCGGCAAGATTGTCCGCGCCGATCTGACAAAAAAGGCATCCAGCATCGTCAAGCGATTCGGCAGCCGTATTGAAGATTTGAATCCCACGCAAGCCAGCATGCTCGAATGGCAGGTACTCAATGAGATGGTCAACGAAAAGATCATTCTGAAAAAAGTCGATCCGGTGTTTGGCAAGGAAATCAAACCCAAGGTGGACCAGCAAATTGACGCCCTGAAAAAACGCTTCCCGGACGAAGCCCAGTATAAAGCCAACCTCACACAATCCGGCCTCAACGAAGAAGATCTTCGGTATGACATAGCCCGCCGGGTGGCTCTGGAATATCTCGTGGCCAAGGAAAACCCGACTGTCCAGCCTGTGGATGACGCGGAAGTTAAAAAGTTTTACGAGCAGAATCCCCAATACTGGAATCAGGATGAGCGCCTCCAGATGCGCTACATTCTTATCTCCATCCCCAAGAATGCCACTGAAGATGTCAAAAACCAGAAGAAAGCGGCAGCGGAAGCGGCTCGCAAACGTGTGGCAGGCGGGGAGGATTTTGGCAAGGTCGCTGCGGCTGTCTCGGACGAAAAAGCCAGCGGCGCACGCGGGGGCCAATTGCCGGAAATGGGCCCAAGCCAACTGCCGCCCGAATTTCAAAAAGCTGTACTGAACCTCAAGCCCGGTGGCATCAGCCCGGTTTTCCAATCGGCGGATGGCTATCATATCATCCAAGTGGTGCAACGCATCGCAGCACGCGTGGTTCCCTTTGCTGAAGTCAAGGACAAGATCGCGAATTCCCTGCAATCAAGACGCCGCGTCGATGAAGCACGCAAGCTGATTGAAAAATACCGGCAGGACGCAAAAGTCGAGATTCGCATACCAAATCCTTCGAGCGGTTTGAATCAGGCGCCTGCGCCTGCAGCGTCCGCCCCAACTCCCCCGCCCCCTCCCGTAAAAAGGTAA
- a CDS encoding AraC family transcriptional regulator translates to MKDFKPLYLQNLDLNLAGTRVLRLQLNRHLRELDAIAPHHHEFDQILLYFIGRGIQEIDSRQIPIRTGTVVMAGAGLPHAFRETKGQRPLCLVIDLKLSGSNSGIRSLAGQLTQIQLSMLRQHLSNLMSCSKSDLASNQFRVAGLVLEILDVALKTVGWLPMSRTSFESPLLKRVRRAFLDPTNTGLKLHLIAAKIGYQPDYLNRVLKQQCGLTLGQIRDQELSARSGRLLKQNLSVAEVAERLGFSEQNYFARWFRRQRGMTPSQWRRLG, encoded by the coding sequence TTGAAAGACTTCAAACCCCTCTACCTCCAAAACCTGGATCTCAACCTGGCCGGAACCCGGGTTTTGCGCCTCCAATTAAACCGCCACCTCCGCGAATTGGACGCCATCGCACCCCACCACCATGAGTTCGACCAGATCCTGCTCTATTTCATTGGCCGCGGTATCCAAGAGATTGACTCCCGCCAAATTCCCATCCGGACCGGTACAGTTGTCATGGCCGGAGCCGGACTGCCCCACGCCTTCCGCGAAACAAAAGGACAGCGCCCGCTGTGCCTGGTAATCGACTTGAAACTCAGCGGCTCCAATTCCGGCATACGGTCTTTGGCAGGCCAATTGACCCAGATCCAATTATCCATGCTACGCCAGCATCTTTCCAATTTAATGTCTTGTTCGAAGTCAGATTTGGCGTCGAACCAGTTTCGGGTGGCAGGTCTGGTTTTGGAAATACTCGATGTAGCCTTGAAAACTGTCGGCTGGCTGCCCATGAGCAGAACAAGTTTCGAATCTCCGCTGCTCAAGCGGGTTCGCCGGGCCTTTCTGGATCCCACAAATACCGGCCTCAAGCTGCATCTGATTGCCGCCAAGATCGGCTATCAACCGGATTATCTGAACCGGGTGCTGAAACAGCAATGCGGCCTCACGCTGGGACAAATCCGGGACCAGGAACTGTCGGCCCGTTCCGGCCGCCTCCTGAAGCAAAACCTGTCTGTGGCTGAAGTCGCAGAGCGGCTTGGTTTTTCAGAACAGAATTATTTCGCCCGCTGGTTCCGCCGACAAAGGGGCATGACCCCCAGCCAATGGCGGCGTCTGGGCTGA
- a CDS encoding 3-ketoacyl-ACP reductase, with the protein MPQPPVILITGASRGLGRGIALHAARDGYSIVINYAGNAQAAAETAARCKAEAKSSAQQFITVQADIGKAADRKRLLEESLAQLGRIDALVNNAGIAPRVRADLTEAGENSFDEVLGTNLKGPFFLTQAVANWWLQKKSEPLLSGGFKILFITSISADTASINRGEYCISKAGLAMVNQLWAVRLAGEGIQSFEIRPGIMETDMTAGVKEKYDKLLEEGLVPQKRWGFPEDVGRAVCAVLGGSFPFSTGEVIHVDGGFHLRRL; encoded by the coding sequence ATGCCGCAACCACCCGTAATCCTCATCACCGGCGCCAGCCGGGGCCTTGGCCGTGGGATTGCCCTCCACGCCGCCCGCGATGGTTATTCCATCGTGATCAATTATGCCGGCAATGCCCAAGCCGCCGCCGAGACAGCCGCCCGCTGCAAAGCCGAGGCCAAATCCAGCGCCCAACAATTTATTACCGTTCAGGCGGATATTGGAAAGGCCGCGGACCGCAAACGGTTGTTGGAGGAAAGCCTGGCACAATTGGGGCGCATTGATGCGCTGGTGAACAATGCGGGAATCGCACCGCGAGTCCGCGCGGATCTGACCGAGGCCGGTGAAAACTCATTTGACGAGGTTCTGGGTACCAACTTGAAAGGCCCCTTTTTTCTGACCCAAGCAGTGGCCAATTGGTGGTTGCAGAAAAAATCGGAGCCTTTGCTTTCCGGTGGTTTTAAAATCCTTTTCATTACCTCCATCTCCGCCGACACCGCGTCCATCAACCGCGGCGAATATTGCATTTCCAAAGCCGGGCTTGCGATGGTGAATCAGCTCTGGGCCGTGCGCCTCGCAGGCGAGGGAATCCAATCGTTTGAAATCCGTCCGGGCATCATGGAGACCGACATGACAGCGGGGGTCAAAGAAAAATACGACAAATTGCTGGAGGAGGGCCTGGTTCCGCAAAAACGCTGGGGTTTCCCCGAGGATGTGGGCCGCGCGGTTTGCGCGGTTCTCGGCGGGTCATTTCCGTTTTCGACCGGCGAAGTCATTCATGTGGACGGTGGATTTCATTTGCGACGGTTGTAG
- a CDS encoding sugar-binding protein, whose product MKTCALILLLLLPLTSAFAENLNPQSNTPGWSCGFEEMTTLPNGWSYEGLISITAENTFKGSNALVLNRAAANREKPCSATTAAFPITAGSWEFSCATASDLESPDSSYDGVITVEILNAKGKIIDQIVIADVYGKRPWQLTRQRLSIPARAVSARFVIQLNKTIGTFRVDELAAKPVADEDKVAAINRIVFSSSQLGNMFRLEDPRILTVTVESIRELTDTERVLTWTVRDYWSAEQAPPETVTVTANGKNKDRFSYTGSIDLAKMPLEVGRYYEIHGQIPLTDSDPYRNWSSFAILPVAPAKAYKPTQIPFGAGAWDGRIAVCTQLSDRLGCRIGNRPQAALCAQLDMGIMSGTPGVYEIEHHTRDYEKMTEATQREAIRKWLAENGKQPPSPVVMVLGNEPGNSGERLKEAVRCYKIAYDEIKKVAPETIVIATSVSADEEYFKLGFQDACDAFNYHVYESPQGLRAGMEAYGALMKKYHCVKPVWVTETGLNAQGMTRQYVASDMARKVATFFAAGGAWMSWFDTVYPDTDAKGVGSSGDAFNMFDGRYNINSPRLDAIMYYNLINGILIKKFANERTWKDGINGCLFRDGDGWCFAILWKDKGRSDVVLPLVGVKDVSCVHIDGRRTMLDANGTGIGLSIGEDPLLLSYKGPATLPESLAEPEIRISSAPERLIRGMPATITLGTKADPKLVSLLTPPGWKVERNPSNPLSFTIASPEASMAKAGDLLVHLANARGRVIAELATRPTIAGRLGVAIWPKPAATLDGQPSVQIEINNLAAQPQTVNWTFSLTGEQLMTHGGYFSPLQPTNAFLADAGSGKATVAANSLQMVTIPLSGIDPLKLYHAKASITDADGGTITCARALGGFASVPRAAAVKLDGVLDEPAWKRATPCLLNKASQYFAFGEGKAWKGPDDLSATQRCLWDNKYLYIGVEVTDDVFRNVGADGDLYAGDGVQFLFDPKRDQEEKPGKYDAVFAVGTKGPEAWYSLTGSSSVPSGIQKDVIVTMKRGANGNATYEIAIPWAKLAPFEPHVGADLGAAMIVNEDDGTGRCGYIGWFGDVSNKLIDIVGDLILGE is encoded by the coding sequence ATGAAAACCTGCGCATTAATCCTGTTGCTTCTGCTTCCTCTAACGTCCGCTTTCGCTGAAAATCTCAACCCCCAAAGCAACACACCCGGCTGGAGTTGCGGTTTTGAGGAGATGACTACCCTGCCCAACGGCTGGAGCTATGAAGGCCTTATATCTATCACGGCCGAGAATACATTCAAAGGCTCCAACGCCTTGGTTCTCAACCGCGCGGCGGCCAATCGTGAAAAACCCTGTTCTGCAACAACAGCAGCCTTTCCCATCACTGCCGGTAGCTGGGAATTTTCCTGCGCCACAGCCTCGGACCTCGAATCGCCCGACTCCTCCTATGACGGCGTCATTACGGTGGAAATTCTCAATGCCAAGGGAAAGATAATAGATCAAATTGTCATTGCCGATGTCTATGGCAAGCGTCCCTGGCAGTTGACCCGCCAACGCCTCAGCATTCCCGCCCGGGCCGTGTCGGCGCGCTTTGTCATCCAGCTCAACAAAACCATAGGAACCTTCCGCGTTGATGAACTGGCAGCCAAACCCGTTGCCGACGAGGACAAGGTTGCGGCCATCAACCGCATTGTTTTTTCTTCATCGCAACTTGGCAACATGTTCAGGCTGGAGGACCCCCGCATCCTTACCGTCACCGTGGAATCAATCCGAGAATTAACGGATACCGAGCGAGTTCTCACTTGGACCGTACGCGATTACTGGAGTGCGGAGCAGGCGCCGCCGGAGACCGTCACCGTGACGGCCAACGGCAAGAACAAAGATCGCTTCAGCTACACAGGCAGCATTGACCTTGCGAAGATGCCGTTGGAGGTCGGCCGCTACTATGAGATTCACGGCCAGATACCTTTGACTGACAGCGATCCCTATCGCAACTGGTCGAGCTTTGCCATTCTGCCCGTTGCTCCGGCCAAGGCTTACAAGCCGACACAGATACCCTTCGGGGCAGGCGCCTGGGATGGACGAATTGCCGTCTGCACCCAACTCTCCGACCGGCTCGGGTGTCGCATCGGCAATCGCCCCCAGGCAGCCCTTTGCGCCCAGCTTGATATGGGCATCATGTCAGGCACCCCGGGGGTCTATGAAATCGAGCACCACACCCGGGATTACGAAAAGATGACCGAAGCAACGCAGCGCGAGGCCATCCGCAAATGGCTCGCCGAAAACGGCAAGCAACCACCGAGTCCGGTTGTGATGGTTCTCGGCAACGAGCCAGGCAACTCCGGAGAGCGTTTAAAGGAAGCTGTGCGTTGCTACAAGATCGCCTATGACGAGATCAAGAAGGTCGCCCCGGAGACCATCGTCATTGCCACCTCGGTGAGCGCGGACGAGGAATACTTCAAACTCGGCTTCCAGGATGCCTGCGATGCCTTCAATTACCATGTCTATGAGTCGCCGCAAGGCTTGCGGGCTGGCATGGAGGCCTACGGGGCGTTGATGAAGAAGTACCACTGTGTAAAGCCAGTCTGGGTGACCGAAACCGGCCTCAATGCCCAAGGCATGACCCGGCAATATGTGGCAAGTGACATGGCACGAAAGGTCGCCACTTTTTTTGCCGCTGGCGGCGCTTGGATGTCATGGTTCGACACTGTTTATCCTGACACCGACGCCAAAGGCGTTGGGTCGAGCGGCGACGCCTTCAACATGTTTGACGGCCGCTACAATATAAACAGCCCACGCCTTGATGCGATAATGTACTATAACCTGATCAACGGCATCTTGATCAAGAAGTTCGCCAATGAACGCACCTGGAAGGACGGAATCAACGGTTGCCTGTTCCGCGATGGCGACGGCTGGTGTTTTGCAATCCTGTGGAAGGACAAAGGCAGATCCGATGTAGTACTGCCCCTGGTCGGGGTCAAAGATGTAAGCTGCGTGCACATCGACGGACGCCGCACCATGCTTGATGCCAACGGTACAGGCATCGGGTTGAGTATCGGCGAGGATCCACTGCTGCTTTCTTATAAAGGCCCGGCCACTTTGCCTGAAAGCCTGGCGGAGCCGGAGATCCGGATTAGCTCTGCTCCAGAGCGGTTGATTCGTGGTATGCCTGCGACCATTACACTGGGAACCAAAGCGGATCCCAAGCTGGTTTCACTGCTTACCCCTCCGGGATGGAAAGTTGAGCGCAACCCTAGCAATCCTCTAAGCTTTACAATCGCCTCGCCGGAAGCCAGCATGGCCAAGGCCGGCGACCTTCTGGTCCACCTCGCCAACGCCAGGGGAAGGGTCATTGCAGAACTTGCCACCCGTCCGACCATTGCCGGCCGCCTCGGAGTTGCGATTTGGCCCAAGCCCGCAGCCACTCTTGACGGCCAGCCGTCTGTACAGATTGAGATCAACAATCTCGCCGCACAACCGCAGACCGTGAATTGGACGTTTTCCCTCACAGGGGAGCAGTTGATGACACATGGCGGCTATTTTTCCCCGTTGCAGCCGACAAACGCCTTTCTTGCCGATGCCGGTTCCGGCAAGGCCACCGTGGCGGCCAACTCCCTGCAAATGGTGACAATACCGTTGTCTGGGATTGATCCGCTCAAACTTTATCACGCGAAAGCGAGCATTACGGATGCCGACGGCGGCACCATTACCTGCGCCCGCGCGCTCGGCGGCTTTGCCTCCGTGCCGCGGGCTGCTGCAGTGAAGCTTGACGGCGTTCTTGACGAGCCAGCATGGAAACGGGCAACCCCGTGCCTGCTCAATAAAGCCAGCCAATATTTCGCTTTTGGCGAAGGCAAAGCTTGGAAAGGCCCTGACGACCTCTCCGCTACCCAGCGCTGTCTGTGGGACAACAAGTACCTCTACATCGGAGTCGAGGTAACAGATGACGTGTTTCGCAATGTCGGCGCAGATGGTGATCTCTATGCCGGCGATGGGGTGCAGTTTCTGTTCGACCCCAAGCGCGATCAGGAGGAGAAACCCGGCAAGTATGATGCAGTCTTCGCTGTCGGAACCAAAGGGCCCGAGGCTTGGTACTCTTTGACGGGAAGCTCCTCGGTGCCGAGTGGAATACAAAAAGACGTCATCGTGACGATGAAGCGCGGAGCCAATGGCAACGCCACGTATGAGATAGCAATTCCATGGGCCAAACTTGCGCCATTTGAACCGCACGTCGGCGCCGATCTTGGCGCCGCCATGATTGTCAACGAGGACGACGGAACCGGCCGCTGCGGTTATATTGGCTGGTTCGGCGACGTATCGAACAAGTTGATCGATATCGTGGGCGACTTGATCCTCGGAGAATAA
- a CDS encoding response regulator has product MIKEILLVEDNKELAKVLEFVLCSKGYKITTLPDGLSALAHLKQAGTACCQLILTDFKMPGANGLELINQARALGYTGKAILISGHLTEGTDPRVLRQAFAEVLQKPFTMEQLISCIESLAS; this is encoded by the coding sequence ATGATTAAGGAAATCTTATTGGTGGAGGATAACAAAGAATTGGCTAAAGTTCTGGAGTTTGTCCTGTGCAGTAAAGGGTACAAAATCACAACCCTGCCAGACGGACTGTCCGCCCTCGCGCATCTCAAACAGGCCGGTACTGCCTGTTGCCAGCTCATTCTGACCGATTTCAAAATGCCTGGTGCAAATGGACTTGAACTCATCAACCAAGCCAGGGCCCTCGGGTACACGGGCAAAGCGATTTTGATCTCAGGCCACCTGACCGAAGGCACTGATCCAAGAGTCCTGCGGCAGGCGTTTGCCGAAGTTTTGCAAAAACCTTTTACGATGGAACAGTTGATCAGCTGCATTGAATCCTTGGCGTCCTAG
- a CDS encoding uracil-DNA glycosylase family protein: MNTTIQQHLSRLRACSRCPQMAKPVVVGEAVSGKILLVGQAPGVKEPTFGKPFAWTAGKTMFRWFESAWGVDEKTFRSSVYMAAVCRCYPGKNPKGGDRVPDDLEISNCMLWLKAEIEILRPELVLAIGKLAIRQFAECEKLDAVVGRIIPVEKFGHKLDLAPFPHPSGASTWHRMEPGKTLLQKTLKQVREHPAFQETFPAHKAARNAKSL; the protein is encoded by the coding sequence TTGAATACGACAATCCAACAACACCTGTCCCGGCTCCGTGCCTGCTCCCGTTGCCCGCAAATGGCAAAGCCTGTGGTGGTTGGTGAGGCGGTGTCGGGCAAAATCCTTCTGGTCGGCCAGGCGCCGGGCGTGAAGGAGCCAACCTTCGGGAAACCCTTTGCCTGGACCGCGGGGAAAACCATGTTCCGCTGGTTTGAATCGGCATGGGGCGTGGATGAGAAAACATTCCGCAGCTCGGTTTACATGGCCGCCGTCTGCCGTTGTTATCCCGGAAAAAATCCAAAAGGCGGGGACCGGGTTCCGGACGACCTCGAGATCAGCAACTGCATGCTCTGGCTCAAGGCCGAAATTGAAATCCTGCGGCCCGAACTGGTTTTGGCCATTGGAAAGCTGGCCATACGGCAGTTTGCCGAATGTGAAAAACTGGACGCCGTTGTGGGCCGTATCATTCCGGTCGAAAAATTCGGACATAAGCTGGACTTGGCACCGTTTCCGCATCCGTCCGGGGCCTCGACCTGGCATCGGATGGAGCCTGGGAAAACACTTTTGCAAAAAACACTGAAACAGGTGAGGGAACATCCAGCGTTCCAGGAGACATTTCCGGCGCACAAGGCCGCCCGCAATGCCAAAAGCCTGTAA
- a CDS encoding bifunctional rhamnulose-1-phosphate aldolase/short-chain dehydrogenase, translated as MTTKFKHVNYTWDDTTASKLDPLGRLVYRSNILGADQRITNTGGGNTSSKFMETDPLTGDQVEVLWVKGSGGDLRTSKRENFSSLYQSKLIGLQKSYAARSDKGLKSQAEDDMVAAYNHATFNLNPRASSIDTPLHSFIPAKFVDHMHPNAVIAIAASANCEKLTREIFGGEMEYVPWMRPGFELGLAMQEICKRNPKAKAIMMGQHGFISWSDDDAECYLRTQDFIERAALFIERKYADKGGDKAAFGGQKFQTLAPEKRNEVFSAILPWLRGQVSQQKRFIATIQDDEKILRFVNSNDAPRLAGLGTSCPDHFLRTKIKPLYVAWDAQTEDASALKKKLADGLAQYRKDYAAYYEKCKHANSPAMRDPNPTVILVPGLGMIAWGKDKSESRVTAEFYNCAVEVMRGAEAVDKYVSLPLQEAFDIEYWLLEEAKLKRMPAEKELARQIIVVIGAGSGIGKETAHRLVREGAHIVCVDLNESAAQATAREITDKFGVGIGVAGTGISNCGPAIGLGCDITSRSSIRKMLDQVALAYGGFDSICVTAGIFVPSDTTGHIPDDKWALTFNINVTGSYLVADEAAKIWKEQDLRGNLVLTTSANAVVSKKGSLAYDASKAAANHLVRELAVELAPLVRVNGVAPATVVQGSAMFPRDRVIGSLAKYKIPYDDSEATESLVKKLAQFYADRTLTKSPITPADQAEAYFLLVSQRLSKTTGQVITVDGGLHEAFLR; from the coding sequence ATGACAACAAAATTCAAACATGTGAACTATACCTGGGATGATACCACAGCATCGAAGCTGGATCCGCTTGGCCGTCTTGTTTACCGCTCAAACATACTGGGAGCCGACCAGCGCATCACCAACACCGGCGGCGGCAACACCTCGTCAAAGTTCATGGAAACAGATCCCCTCACCGGAGATCAGGTTGAGGTGCTCTGGGTCAAAGGCTCCGGCGGGGACCTGCGGACCAGCAAACGCGAAAATTTTTCCTCATTGTACCAATCCAAATTGATCGGGCTTCAAAAATCCTATGCGGCACGCTCGGACAAGGGCCTCAAATCCCAGGCCGAAGACGACATGGTCGCGGCCTACAACCATGCGACTTTCAATTTAAACCCGCGCGCCAGCTCCATCGACACGCCGTTGCACAGTTTTATTCCCGCCAAATTTGTCGATCACATGCACCCGAATGCAGTCATTGCCATTGCGGCGTCCGCAAATTGCGAAAAATTGACCCGCGAAATTTTCGGCGGCGAGATGGAATACGTCCCGTGGATGCGCCCGGGATTCGAACTGGGCCTGGCAATGCAGGAAATCTGCAAACGCAATCCAAAGGCAAAGGCGATCATGATGGGCCAGCACGGCTTCATTTCCTGGTCGGACGATGACGCGGAATGCTACCTGCGCACCCAGGACTTCATCGAGCGCGCGGCTCTGTTCATTGAAAGGAAATACGCGGACAAAGGCGGCGATAAAGCCGCGTTTGGCGGACAAAAATTCCAGACACTCGCGCCCGAAAAACGAAACGAGGTCTTTTCCGCCATTTTGCCGTGGCTGCGCGGGCAGGTTTCGCAGCAGAAACGTTTCATCGCAACAATCCAGGACGATGAAAAGATCCTGCGCTTTGTGAATTCCAATGATGCGCCCCGCCTGGCCGGGCTCGGCACAAGCTGCCCCGACCATTTCCTGCGCACAAAAATCAAACCGCTCTACGTCGCATGGGATGCGCAAACCGAGGATGCCTCCGCATTGAAGAAAAAACTCGCCGATGGCCTCGCCCAATACCGCAAGGATTACGCGGCCTACTACGAAAAATGCAAACATGCGAATTCGCCCGCGATGCGCGACCCGAACCCAACGGTGATTTTGGTTCCCGGCCTTGGCATGATTGCCTGGGGCAAGGACAAAAGCGAATCCCGCGTCACGGCGGAATTCTACAATTGCGCAGTGGAAGTCATGCGCGGCGCCGAGGCGGTTGACAAATACGTTTCCCTGCCCCTGCAGGAGGCGTTTGACATCGAATATTGGCTGCTCGAAGAGGCCAAATTGAAACGGATGCCGGCTGAGAAAGAACTCGCCCGTCAAATCATTGTCGTGATCGGCGCGGGCTCCGGCATCGGAAAGGAAACCGCACACCGGCTTGTGCGGGAGGGCGCACATATCGTTTGCGTTGATTTGAACGAAAGCGCCGCCCAAGCGACCGCCAGGGAAATCACGGACAAGTTCGGAGTCGGGATCGGCGTCGCCGGCACGGGGATTTCAAACTGCGGCCCGGCAATCGGGCTCGGCTGCGACATCACAAGCCGCTCAAGCATCCGCAAGATGCTGGACCAGGTCGCGCTCGCCTACGGCGGTTTCGATTCGATCTGCGTGACAGCCGGGATTTTTGTGCCAAGCGATACAACTGGCCATATCCCCGACGACAAGTGGGCGCTCACGTTCAACATTAATGTCACGGGCAGTTACCTGGTCGCGGACGAAGCTGCAAAAATCTGGAAGGAACAGGATCTAAGAGGCAACCTCGTTTTGACCACGAGCGCAAACGCTGTTGTCTCCAAAAAGGGGTCGCTTGCCTACGATGCCTCCAAGGCCGCCGCAAACCATCTGGTCCGCGAACTGGCTGTTGAACTGGCGCCGCTTGTGCGCGTCAACGGCGTCGCGCCCGCAACGGTCGTGCAGGGCAGCGCAATGTTCCCGCGCGACCGTGTCATCGGCTCGCTGGCAAAATATAAAATCCCCTACGATGACAGCGAGGCGACCGAATCGCTTGTCAAAAAGCTTGCGCAATTTTACGCGGATCGGACGCTGACCAAATCTCCGATCACACCGGCGGACCAGGCGGAAGCTTATTTTCTTTTGGTCTCGCAGCGCCTGTCAAAGACTACGGGACAAGTCATCACCGTTGACGGCGGCTTGCACGAGGCCTTTTTAAGGTAG
- a CDS encoding DeoR/GlpR family DNA-binding transcription regulator encodes MRVSRHLVEARRERLVTMIAQYGYLPVQELCRRLGISEATARRDLSGLEKEKKVRRTYGGAISEYDSRFPSFSERRDQSKSAKRKIAKASLSYILPGSTCFFDAGTTIYAIAEAFREHPIVPLKIVTSNIPIGELLAGIPGVEVFLVAGRLLSRQSVLLGEIARKSLKFWRFDSAFLSAEAMNPNGIWNSQAAIVEQQQAVIRRTRLAIFCLDGRKLRRNAPHFLLPWNKVDVLLTEVPRRELLQAGIRIVEARYSSALDKRKAANRQPPAKR; translated from the coding sequence ATGAGGGTTTCACGCCACCTCGTGGAGGCGCGCCGCGAGCGGCTGGTGACGATGATTGCCCAATATGGGTACCTGCCGGTGCAGGAACTTTGCCGGCGCCTGGGCATTTCCGAGGCGACCGCGCGGCGTGATTTGTCAGGCTTGGAAAAAGAAAAAAAAGTCCGGCGCACCTATGGCGGCGCCATATCGGAATACGACAGCCGCTTCCCATCCTTTTCCGAGCGCCGCGATCAATCAAAGTCGGCGAAGAGAAAAATTGCAAAGGCCTCACTTTCCTATATTTTGCCAGGAAGCACCTGCTTTTTTGACGCCGGGACCACCATTTACGCCATCGCCGAGGCCTTTCGCGAGCATCCAATCGTGCCGCTCAAAATCGTCACCTCGAATATTCCCATCGGCGAACTGCTGGCCGGAATTCCCGGCGTGGAAGTCTTTCTGGTTGCCGGGCGGCTTCTTTCACGCCAATCCGTTTTGCTGGGAGAAATAGCCCGGAAAAGCCTGAAGTTTTGGCGGTTTGACTCAGCCTTTCTGTCGGCGGAGGCCATGAATCCGAACGGTATTTGGAACTCGCAGGCTGCAATCGTTGAGCAGCAACAAGCCGTCATTCGCAGAACCAGGCTCGCGATCTTCTGCCTGGATGGCCGCAAACTCAGACGAAACGCGCCGCACTTTCTTCTGCCCTGGAACAAGGTTGATGTTTTGCTGACCGAAGTTCCCCGCCGGGAGCTCCTGCAGGCGGGCATCCGGATCGTTGAGGCGCGGTACTCTTCCGCTTTGGACAAGCGTAAAGCGGCCAACCGCCAGCCGCCCGCCAAGCGGTGA